CGAGGACGTCCGGGCGCACCTCGTGGCCAAGGCCGAGCGCTTCGCCGACGAGAACCCCGACGTGGTCGACCGCTACGAGCTGGACCTCGACCTGGACGCGTGGGCCGCGATCCCCGAGGGCGGCGAGCCACTGCTCACCGAGGAGAGTTTCGCCGCCGGCTGTGTCGTCGAGTCGGTGTACGTCATGCCGGGCATCCCCGAGGAACTGAAGGCGATGTTCGCCACCGTCGCCGCGGACTTCGGCGGCGACCGGACGACCGAGACCATCCACACGCCGGCCCCCGAGGGCGCCGTCGTCTCGACGATTATCGAGGCCCGCGAGCGGTTCAGCGTCGCCGTCGGCTCGTACCCCCGGAACGGGGACACGCCCGGGCGAGTGAAGGTCACGGGCGACGACGCGACGCTCGTCGCGGAGGCGGCGGCGTGGCTCCGGGAGCGCATCGAGACGGTCGACGGCGAGTAGTCACAGCAGCTCGAGGACGCCCATCGCCGCGCCGGCCAGCAGCAGCTCGAACGAGAGGGTCCCGAGCGCCGACAGCGCGACGAACCGCCGGGTCGACATCCCGGCGACGCCGGCCGGGACCGTCAACATGCCGCGGGTAAACAGCAGCGTGTTCGAGAGCGGCAGGGCGAGCACGCCAAAGCGGTCGAACATGTGTCCAAAGCGGTCCAGGCGGTCCTCGTCGACGCGGAACCAGGGCCGGGCGAGCAGCCACTCGCGGCCGCCGCGTTTCGCCAGCAGGAACAGGCAGGTCTGTCCGACGGTCGCGCCGGCGACGGCCACGCCGAGGATGGCGGCGACGACGGGCAGGTCGTAGCCGCCGGCCGTCCGCGCGAGCACGGCGACGGCCGCCGGGACGAGCGCCTCGCTGGGGGCGAAGTACAGCAGCATCGCACCCTCGAGGACGAAGACGAAAAAGAGCGCGGCCAGCCCGTAGCGGTCCAGCAAGGTCCGGGCGTATGCGGTGTCACCGAAGACGTACAGGCCGACGCCGGCGACGCCCAGCACCGCGAACAGGCCGGCGACCACGAGCAGGCCGTAGTCCTCGGCGAAGGTCCGGACCGGGCCGCGGGCCGTGACCTCGGAGGCGTCGGTAGCCATTCGTTCGTCCAACCGTCCAACGCGGCTATATGTTTTCTGCATCCCACCGGGAGAGCGGAGCCTTGATTGGGGCGAGTACCCACACGACCGGTATGGACATGTCACGGCGACCGCGCCGCCTGCGCCGCGACGGCGTGCGACCGCTGGTGCGCGAGACCGACCTCGCGGCGTCGGACCTCATCGCTCCGGTCTTCGTCGACGCCACGACAGACGAGCGGGTGCCCATCGAGACGATGCCCGGCCACGAGCGAGTCCCCGTCGACGAGGCCGTCGCCCGAGTCGAGGAGATCCGCGAGACTGGCGTCGAGGCGGTCATCCTCTTTGGCGTCCCCGAGTCGAAGGACCCGGAGGGCAGTCGCGCCTGGGCCGAGGACGGCGTCGTCCAGGAGGCCACGCGGCGCATCACCGCCGAGACCGACGCCTACGTCGTCACGGACGTCTGTCTCTGTGAGTACACAGACCACGGACACTGCGGGGTCCTCGAGGCCGACGCCGAGGCCGACCCACGACTCACCGTCCGGAACGACGACACCCTCGAACTGCTGGGCCGGACCGCCGCGAGTCACGCCCGCGCCGGCGCCGACATGGTCGCGCCGTCGGGCATGATGGACGGGATGGTCGGGGCCATCCGCGAGTCCCTCGACGGCGACGGCTTCACCGACGTCCCCATCATGAGTTACGCCGCGAAGTACGAGTCGGCCTTCTACGGCCCCTTCCGCGACGCGGCGGACGGCGCGCCGGCCTTCGGCGACCGGCGGCACTACCAGATGGACCCCGCGAACGCACGCGAGGCAAGCAGGGAGGTCGCCCTGGACGTCGAGCAGGGCGCGGACGTGCTGATGGTCAAGCCCGCGCTTCCCTACCTCGATATCGTCCGGCAGGTCCGCGAGGAACACGACCACCCCGTCGCCGCCTACAACGTCTCGGGCGAGTACGCAATGTTGCACGCCGCCGCCGAGAAGGGGTGGCTGAACCTGGAGGCGGTGGCCTACGAGTCGCTGCTCGGGATAAAGCGGGCCGGCGCCGACCTGATTCTCACCTACTTCGCCGAGGACGTCGCCGACCGCCTCTGAGCAGGATCACTGCTCGGCGGACCGGGCGCCCGCGGCCGACCGCTCGACGTCCGGGACGAACACGTCGTCGGCCTCGGAGGTGCGCAGTCCCAGCGAGACGGTCGTCCAGCCGTCGCTGCGGTCGTACCGGATGTCGCCGCCGGCCGTCTCGGCGACCCAGCGGGCCAGCCAGATACCCAGGCCGCTCCCGTGTTGCAGCGAGGTGATGTCGGCGTCGTCGAAGACGACGGCCCGCTCGATGGCCGGGATGCCGTCGCCGGCGTCCGCGACGCGGAGGACCGTCTCCTCGCCGGTGACGTCGACACCGATCCGGACGGACGTCCCGGGCGGCGTGTGCTCGACGGCGTTCTCGACGAGGTTGTCGAGCGCGGTGTAGAGGGTCGTACTGCCCGTGACCGGCGCCGTGTCCGGGATGGCCGTCTCGACGGGCGCGTCGTCGCGGTAGTCGTCGGCGACCATCCGGGCCAGCGCCGCGGCATCGACGGGTCGGTTCGAGACGCCGTCCAGCGCGCTCTCGACCTCGCGGGCCTGTTCGCTGACCGAGGCGAGGCGGTCGGCGGCCGCGAGGATTCGGTCGAGTGCCGCACCGACGTCCGGGTCGGCAGTCGTCCGCTGTGCGTGCTCGGCCATCCCCAGCACCACGGAGAGCTCGTTGCGGAGGTTGTGGCGCAACACGCGATGGAGGACGTGCAGCTGGCGTTTCCGCCGCCGGCTCTCGGTGACGTCGGTGTAGATGGCGAAGCCGAACCGCCGGCCGTCGTCGGTCTCGTAGGGCAGTCCGCGGTAGATGAACTCCCGGGGGCCGTCGACCGTCTCGCGCGAGACGGTGGCGTAGTTGACCTTGCCGCGGGCGGTCCGCTCGTCTAGGTCCGCCGCCTCGCTTGCATGGCCCGCGGGGACGATGAAGTCGTTGAGCGACTCGCCGACGACCTCCGTGGCACTGTAGCCGAACGTCTCCTCGAAGGCGGGGTTGACGGCCCGGACGATCGGCACCGTATCGTCCATCTCGAACCGGACGACGGCGTCGTGGACCAGGTCGAACAGGTGGCGGAACCGCTCGTTGGGCGAGGAGACGTGGACGCTGCCCACCACGCGGGCGCCACCGGCTGCCGTGAGCTCGACCGTCGCTGGGACGTGTTCGCCGTCGTCGACGACGTCGACGTGACACCGGCGCGTGGCCCCCTCCCCGCTCCCGCGGACGGCCTCGGCGGCCGTCTGGACTCGCCGCGCGTCCGCCGGCGTGAGCAGCGACTCGAGTGTGGCCCCCCGGACCGATTCGGGCCGGCGCGAGAGCACCGACGCGAACGCCTCGGTCGCGAACGTCACGCGGCCGGCCTCGTCGAGGCCGAACATCAGTGGGGGCCCACGCGGAGGAACGGCGGCCGCTGGCGGACCCGCACCGGCCGCTCGACGCCGGGCCGGCCAGACGGTGAGGCCCGAACCGCCACGTACGGCCCTCGTTCGTTCGTCCCGAGCAGGAGGTCCTGGTCGGCCGCGCCGGCGTAGAAGGCCGCCAGCGTCTCCGGGACCTCGCCGTCGGCGACGACGTTCAAGACGGTGTCGGCGGGTTCGAAGACGCCGTCGTCGTTCTCGTAGCGAGCCTCGCGGGCGGCCTGTTCGCCGACGGTCGCGACCTCGCCGGCGACGTTGCCGACCACCAGCAGGGGGGCGTCGCGCCGCTGGGCGGTCGTCTCGTTTGCCGCCGACAGCGAGGTCCGCCCCAGGTCGAAGACGTTCCGGCCGGGGTCCCAGGCGTCGAAGGCGTCGAGGACGAACAGTCGGTCCGTCGCCAGCGCCCGGTCGAGGCCGGCGTCCGTCGCGTCGAAGGCCGCCGCGAGCGTCTCGCGCTCGAGGGTCGCCGTCGGCGTCAGCGAGACGGCCCGACCGGTCGCAACCGCGTTCGCACACACCTGTGCGAGGAACGCGTCGACCGGTGCGCCCTCGGTGTAGCGGACGACGGCCTGGCCGCCGACGACGAGGCCGCCGCCACAGAGGTCATCGAGGCCGTCGATACCGGTACCGAGCGTCGGGGCGTCAGCCAGTCGGTCGCGGCGGTCGGCGTCGGCCACCGCGAGCACCTCGTCGATCTCACCGAGCATCGCGGTCTGTTCGGTCCGGGCCGAGCGGATGCGCGAGAGGTCCCCCTCGATTGCGGTCGCGCGCTCGGCGAGGGTCTCGCAGCGCTCCGCGACGGCCTCGCTGGTGCTCGCCTGTTCGTCGGTCGCGTCCGAGACCGACGTGACGCCGTCGGCGGTCTCGGCGACGGTGTCGGCGAGGCTGTCCAGGTTCGTCATGGCGGTCTCGACCTGGTCGGCCCCGTCGTCGATGGCGGCGACGGCGGCCTCCAGTTGCTCGACGGTGTCTTCGGTCGCCGTCCGGACCGCCGACAACGCGGTGTCGATGTCGTCGGCCTGGGCCTGTGACTCCTCGGCGAGTTGCTTTATCTCGTCGGCGACGACCGCGAACCCGTCGCTCTCGCCGCCGGTGCGTGCGGCCTCGATGGAGGCGTTCAGCGCCAGCATGTTCGTCTGGTCGGCGATGCGGTCGATTCCCCCGAGCGCCGCTGCGATGCGGTCGATTCGGTCGCTCAGCGCATCGACCTCGGTGAGAACCGCCTCGCCGACCTCGCGGACCTCGTCCATCGTCTCGATGGCCTCGCGGGCGGCCGCGCGCCCCTCACTTGCCTCGGCGGCCGCCCGGTCGCTCTGCTCGCTGACCTCGGCGGTCGTGGCGGCGATCTCTTCGATGGTCGCCGAGAGCGCCGACATCTCCTCGACGACCCACTGTGCGTCCGACGCCTGCGCGCTCGCCCGGTCGTCGATGGCCGCGAGCTGGTCGTCGACCTCGTTCGCGGCGACCTGGACGACGTCAAGCGCTCCCTGTGCGTTCGCGACGGTGCGCTCGTCGGTTGCGGACCCGTCCGGCGCCCGCTTCGTCCCGGAGTCCTGCATCGTCATTTTTCCGTGTTTTCGTCGATTTTGTCCAATGGTTGGTCCAGTAGGGGAGATATACTATACGAATTTCTTATTATCCTACCCATTCGAGTCAGTTTATCGAATTGCAGCCGCCCCCATAATTCTGCCGGCAGCGACAATCTTGCCGGCCGGGGCGCGCACGAGCGAAATCGGCCTTCGCGGCCCACAGCGGTAGAATAGGCGGTCGACGTTCGTCCAGAATTCCGGTGGCCAGATGCAGTCTTTCTTTACGGAGAACAACCTTATATCCATAATATCATACCCTAATTTGGACATTCGTCTACCAAACTCCCCCCAATCGGCGAGTCTCTAAAGCAAATCTTTATGTATGGAACGGTGGAGAGGTTTTCCCGTGAACGACTTGACGAAGTTGGCACTCGCGACGATAAAGTTGGACATTCAAACGCAATAAAAACGAAAACCGAAACAAACAATGGTACTATCACCACTCCAAGCAACGCCGGAAACGCTCGAAACGATAGTCACGGGGGTCAACCTCCTGTGGGTACTCGTCGTAACGTTCCTGATCTTCTTCATGCACGCTGGCTTCGCGATGCTCGAGGCCGGCCAGGTGCGCTCGAAGAACGTCGCGAACCAGCTCACGAAGAACCTCCTGACCTGGTCGGTCGGGGTATCGGTGTTCTTCGTCATCGGGGCTGGCATCTCGTCGCTCGTCGGCGGGAGCGGCTTCTCGCCGGCCTTCGTCGCCGAGAACCCCAACGACTGGGTCGGCTGGCTGTTCGGTGCCGTCTTCGCGATGACGGCGGCCACCATCGTCTCCGGGGCCGTGGCCGGCCGCGCGAAACTCCGCGCGTACGTGGCCTACACGTTCCTGCTGGCGGCGGTCATCTACCCGGTCGTCACCGGCATCACCTGGGCCGGCGGCTACATCAGCTTCGGCGGCGCCGTCTTCCACGACTTCGCGGGCGGCATGATCGTCCACGGGATGGGCGGCATCGCCGGCCTCACCGCAGCGTACGTCCTCGGTCCGCGCATGGGCCGGTACAACGAGGACGGCAGCGCGAACGTCATCCCCGGTCACTCGCTGACCTTCGCGGTCCTGGGGACGCTCATCCTCGCCTTTGGCTGGTACGGCTTCAACGTCGGCACGGCCGCGAGCGTGTTCGTCTTCACCGACGGCGGCATCGAGCTCGGTGCCTTCGCGTCCGTCGGTCGCGTCGCCATGACGACGACCATCGCGATGGCCGCCGGTGCGATGGGCGCCGGACTCTTCGCCTGGTCCAAGACCGGCAAGGTCGACACGCTCTACGTCGCCAACGGCCTGCTGGCCGGCCTGGTCGGCATCACCGCGATTCCGGACACCACCGCGTGGTGGGGTGCGTTCGTGGTCGGCGGCCTCGCCGGCGCCCAGCTCCCGATGGTCTTCGAGTTCGTCGAGAAGCGCCTGAAGATCGACGACGTCTGTGCGGTCTTCCCCGTCCACGGCAGCGCCGGCGTCCTGGGGACGCTCCTGTTCCCGTTCGTCGCCGCGCCCGGCGTGGTCGACTCGGTGCTCAACGCGTTCATCGCGCAGGTCATCGGCGTCGCCGCCATCGGCATCTGGACCATCGCCGCAACCGCGCTGGTCTGGTACGTCCTCAAGGCGGTCGGCCAGTCCCGCGTCACCCCCGAACACGAGCAGGAGGGCCTCGACGTCAGCGAACACGGCGTCGAGACCTACCCCGAGTTCGGCTCCGGCGACAGCGTCGTCGCCGACGGTGGCATGGTGAACGGGACCGTGCGGACGGACGGAGGGTCCAAAGATGACTGACGAAACCGAGATCAAGATGGTGGTTGCGATGGTTCGCCCGGACAAGCTCAGCGACGTCAAACAGGCACTGGCCGAAGTCGGCGCCCCCTCGCTGACAGTCACGAACGTCTCCGGTCGCGGCTCACAGCCCGCAAAGAAAGGGCAGTGGCGCGGCGAGGAGTACGTCGTCGACCTCCACCAGAAGGTCAAAATCGAGACCGTCGTCGCGGACATCCCCGCCGAAGACGTCGTCGACGCCATCGCCGAGGGCGCTCACACGGGCGAGAAAGGCGACGGCAAGATCTTCGTCCTCCCCGTCGAGGACGCCTATCAGGTCCGGACCGGCAAGAGCGGCCCCGAGGCTGTCTGAGCGCGGGCGATGGTCGACGACATCGACAGACAGGTCGTCAACGCACTCCTCCGGGACGGCCGGGCCAGCGCCCGCGACGTCGCCGCCGAGACAGGCGTCGCGGCGACGACCGTCTCACGACGGATGGACGAACTGGTCGCGTCCGGTGTCATCGAAGGGTACACGCCCCAGGTCGACTACGGGTCGCTCGGGTACGAGGTCACCGCCGTGTTCCACCTCTCGGTGGAGGGGACGGGACTCCAGCCGGTGACCGACCGGCTTCGAGACACGCCGAACATGATCGCCGTCTACGAGGTGACCGGGAGCCACGACGTCGTGGCCATCGGCAAGTTCCGGGACACCGCGTCGCTGAACGCCGCGATCAAGGACCTGCTCACCGACGACGAGATACGGTCGGCGTCGACGTCGGTCGTGCTCAACGCCGTCCGCGAGTACGAGCAGTTCCCGGTCGAGGAATCGGGCGGGTGACGCCGGGTCGCTGCCATCGTCGGGCTACTCCGGCGTCCGAAGTCACACGACGAGTTCTACTCGGGTAGCACGGCCGGCGAGCGCTCGTCGGCTGTGCGGTTCTCGGATCACGGGTCCCCAACGCCCAACACCGAGCGCGCCACAGTGGGCCCATGGCCCACACCCGCCTGATCGAGGACTATCTGCTCGGGTGGGTGCTGCTGGCCGTCGCTATCGGCGTGGTCGTCCCCGAGGTGGCGATAGTCTCCCAGGCGGCCACGCCGATTCTCGCCGTGATGGTCGGCAGCGTCTCGCTGACGCTGTCCGTCGAGCGGTTCCGGGCGATCGACCCCGGACCGCTCTCGACGACGCTGCTCGGCCACCTCGCGATGCCGGTCCTGGCGTTCGGCGTCGCTCGCCTGCTCTCGCTGTCCCCCGCGTTGACCGTCGGGTTCGTCCTGCTGGGCGCGGTCACGCCGGAACTCGTGACGCCGACGATGACCGAACTGGCCGGGGGAAACACCGCCCTCTCGTCGGTCGTGCTCGTCGTCGCGGGCGTGGGCAGTACGGTCGTCGTCCCCGTCGCGACGGGGCTGTTCGGCGGGGGCGTGACCGTCGCCACGTGGCCCATCGTCGAGCAGTTGCTCGTGGCCCATCGTCGAGCAGTTGCTCGTGGCCGTCGTCGGACCGATGGCCCTCGCGATCGTCGTGCGCAACCGATTTCCGGCCCGGGTCGAACCACACGAGGACGTCTATCCGGCGATCTCGGCGGTGATGGTGGTGCTCATCATCGGCGGCGTGACCGGCGCGAACGCGGCGCTCCTCCGGGACGCGGCCGGCGTGCTGGCAGCCGTCACCGTCGGGGCGCTGGGACTCAACCTGGCCGGCTACGCGCTGGGCTGGCTCTCGACTGCCGGGAGCGATCGGCCGACGCGTATCGCCGGCGCGCTGTCGGTCGGGATGCGCGACTTCGCCGTCGCAGCGGCGCTGGTCGTCGCGGCCGGGTTCCCGCCGGCCGCCGCGGTCCCTGCCGTCGTCTTCGGCGTCGTCGAGATGACGACGAGTGCGGCGGTCGCGAGATGGATATAGAACGTTCGAATCGGCACCGTCGCCGTTCAGCCGTCGGCTCCCAGTCGCTCACTGCGACGTACGTGCCCGGTGCGCGCTCGTTCAGCCACTGGAGGGGCGTGGTCGGAACGCGTTCGAATAGTCTGTAACTAGTTGGTAGGATAGAATCGTGGTCGAAAACAGAATCTCTGAACGGGATTCGACATCCACAGTCGGCTCTGCACGTTCGTTCCGATCCGGATGTCACGGCGCGAACTACGAGGGGTAACTTCTTTCTTCGGGCAGGCGAACCCCGAGATATGAACCACGAGCAGTCGCGTTCGCTGTACGACCGGGCGCTGTCGGTCATGCCGGGCGGTGTCAACTCCTCGGTGCGAGCGGTCCGCCCGTACCCCTTCTTCGTCCAGTCGGGCGACGGCGGCCACGTCGTCGACGCCGACGGGAACCGCTACATCGACTTCGTGATGGGCTATGGCCCGCTCTTGCTTGGCCACGACCTGCCCGAGCAGGTCCAGTCGGCCATCCAGCAGCGCGCGGCCGAGGGGCCGATGTACGGTGCACCGACGGAGGTCGAGGTCGAACTCGCGGAGTTCGTCACCCGGCACGTCCCGAGCGTCGAGATGGTCCGGTTCGTCAACAGCGGGACCGAAGCGACGGTGTCGGCCGTGCGCCTCGCTCGCGGGTACACCGGTCGCGATAAAATCGTCGTGATGCAGGGAGGCTACCACGGTGCACAGGAGTCGACGCTCGTCGAGGGCGAGGGCGCCCACACCGCCCCGTCCAGTCCGGGCATCCCCGAGAGCTTCGCCGAGCACAC
The DNA window shown above is from Haloarcula halobia and carries:
- a CDS encoding ammonium transporter; this translates as MVLSPLQATPETLETIVTGVNLLWVLVVTFLIFFMHAGFAMLEAGQVRSKNVANQLTKNLLTWSVGVSVFFVIGAGISSLVGGSGFSPAFVAENPNDWVGWLFGAVFAMTAATIVSGAVAGRAKLRAYVAYTFLLAAVIYPVVTGITWAGGYISFGGAVFHDFAGGMIVHGMGGIAGLTAAYVLGPRMGRYNEDGSANVIPGHSLTFAVLGTLILAFGWYGFNVGTAASVFVFTDGGIELGAFASVGRVAMTTTIAMAAGAMGAGLFAWSKTGKVDTLYVANGLLAGLVGITAIPDTTAWWGAFVVGGLAGAQLPMVFEFVEKRLKIDDVCAVFPVHGSAGVLGTLLFPFVAAPGVVDSVLNAFIAQVIGVAAIGIWTIAATALVWYVLKAVGQSRVTPEHEQEGLDVSEHGVETYPEFGSGDSVVADGGMVNGTVRTDGGSKDD
- a CDS encoding P-II family nitrogen regulator, giving the protein MTDETEIKMVVAMVRPDKLSDVKQALAEVGAPSLTVTNVSGRGSQPAKKGQWRGEEYVVDLHQKVKIETVVADIPAEDVVDAIAEGAHTGEKGDGKIFVLPVEDAYQVRTGKSGPEAV
- the lrp gene encoding HTH-type transcriptional regulator Lrp, coding for MVDDIDRQVVNALLRDGRASARDVAAETGVAATTVSRRMDELVASGVIEGYTPQVDYGSLGYEVTAVFHLSVEGTGLQPVTDRLRDTPNMIAVYEVTGSHDVVAIGKFRDTASLNAAIKDLLTDDEIRSASTSVVLNAVREYEQFPVEESGG
- the hemB gene encoding porphobilinogen synthase, whose protein sequence is MDMSRRPRRLRRDGVRPLVRETDLAASDLIAPVFVDATTDERVPIETMPGHERVPVDEAVARVEEIRETGVEAVILFGVPESKDPEGSRAWAEDGVVQEATRRITAETDAYVVTDVCLCEYTDHGHCGVLEADAEADPRLTVRNDDTLELLGRTAASHARAGADMVAPSGMMDGMVGAIRESLDGDGFTDVPIMSYAAKYESAFYGPFRDAADGAPAFGDRRHYQMDPANAREASREVALDVEQGADVLMVKPALPYLDIVRQVREEHDHPVAAYNVSGEYAMLHAAAEKGWLNLEAVAYESLLGIKRAGADLILTYFAEDVADRL
- a CDS encoding competence/damage-inducible protein A, which translates into the protein MEVALLTVGDELLSGDTENTNATWLARRLSAAGATVPRILTVPDDEAVIAEAVRRFHGAFDAVIVTGGIGGTPDDVTKAGVAAAFDRDVVVPEDVRAHLVAKAERFADENPDVVDRYELDLDLDAWAAIPEGGEPLLTEESFAAGCVVESVYVMPGIPEELKAMFATVAADFGGDRTTETIHTPAPEGAVVSTIIEARERFSVAVGSYPRNGDTPGRVKVTGDDATLVAEAAAWLRERIETVDGE
- a CDS encoding DedA family protein → MATDASEVTARGPVRTFAEDYGLLVVAGLFAVLGVAGVGLYVFGDTAYARTLLDRYGLAALFFVFVLEGAMLLYFAPSEALVPAAVAVLARTAGGYDLPVVAAILGVAVAGATVGQTCLFLLAKRGGREWLLARPWFRVDEDRLDRFGHMFDRFGVLALPLSNTLLFTRGMLTVPAGVAGMSTRRFVALSALGTLSFELLLAGAAMGVLELL
- a CDS encoding PAS domain-containing sensor histidine kinase — encoded protein: MFGLDEAGRVTFATEAFASVLSRRPESVRGATLESLLTPADARRVQTAAEAVRGSGEGATRRCHVDVVDDGEHVPATVELTAAGGARVVGSVHVSSPNERFRHLFDLVHDAVVRFEMDDTVPIVRAVNPAFEETFGYSATEVVGESLNDFIVPAGHASEAADLDERTARGKVNYATVSRETVDGPREFIYRGLPYETDDGRRFGFAIYTDVTESRRRKRQLHVLHRVLRHNLRNELSVVLGMAEHAQRTTADPDVGAALDRILAAADRLASVSEQAREVESALDGVSNRPVDAAALARMVADDYRDDAPVETAIPDTAPVTGSTTLYTALDNLVENAVEHTPPGTSVRIGVDVTGEETVLRVADAGDGIPAIERAVVFDDADITSLQHGSGLGIWLARWVAETAGGDIRYDRSDGWTTVSLGLRTSEADDVFVPDVERSAAGARSAEQ
- a CDS encoding methyl-accepting chemotaxis protein, whose protein sequence is MQDSGTKRAPDGSATDERTVANAQGALDVVQVAANEVDDQLAAIDDRASAQASDAQWVVEEMSALSATIEEIAATTAEVSEQSDRAAAEASEGRAAAREAIETMDEVREVGEAVLTEVDALSDRIDRIAAALGGIDRIADQTNMLALNASIEAARTGGESDGFAVVADEIKQLAEESQAQADDIDTALSAVRTATEDTVEQLEAAVAAIDDGADQVETAMTNLDSLADTVAETADGVTSVSDATDEQASTSEAVAERCETLAERATAIEGDLSRIRSARTEQTAMLGEIDEVLAVADADRRDRLADAPTLGTGIDGLDDLCGGGLVVGGQAVVRYTEGAPVDAFLAQVCANAVATGRAVSLTPTATLERETLAAAFDATDAGLDRALATDRLFVLDAFDAWDPGRNVFDLGRTSLSAANETTAQRRDAPLLVVGNVAGEVATVGEQAAREARYENDDGVFEPADTVLNVVADGEVPETLAAFYAGAADQDLLLGTNERGPYVAVRASPSGRPGVERPVRVRQRPPFLRVGPH